A single region of the Pseudomonas sp. B21-023 genome encodes:
- a CDS encoding gluconokinase codes for MNPSLSAIVVMGVAGCGKSSVGAAIATRSGGRLIEGDAFHPAANIAKMSAGIPLNDDDRAGWLVRLGEELQATLAAGERPILTCSALKRRYRDTLRLAVPELCFVFLELTPQEAEKRVLARPGHFMPASLIDSQFAALEPPHAEPLTLALDATRPLPTLAEDVHQWLKPCGEQALARTA; via the coding sequence ATGAACCCTTCCCTGTCCGCGATCGTGGTCATGGGCGTGGCCGGCTGCGGTAAAAGCAGCGTCGGTGCTGCAATTGCCACCCGCAGCGGCGGCCGCCTGATCGAAGGCGATGCCTTCCACCCCGCCGCCAACATCGCCAAGATGAGCGCCGGCATTCCCCTGAACGACGACGACCGTGCCGGCTGGCTGGTGCGCCTGGGCGAGGAGCTGCAGGCCACCCTCGCCGCCGGTGAACGCCCGATCCTCACTTGCTCGGCCCTCAAGCGCCGCTATCGGGACACCCTGCGCCTGGCCGTGCCCGAGTTGTGCTTCGTGTTCCTCGAGCTGACCCCGCAGGAAGCCGAGAAACGCGTACTCGCGCGCCCCGGTCACTTCATGCCGGCCAGCCTGATCGACAGCCAGTTCGCAGCGCTCGAGCCGCCGCACGCAGAGCCCCTGACCCTGGCCCTGGACGCCACCCGCCCGCTGCCCACGCTGGCCGAGGACGTGCATCAGTGGCTAAAGCCTTGCGGTGAGCAGGCGTTGGCGCGGACTGCCTGA
- a CDS encoding LacI family DNA-binding transcriptional regulator, protein MSRTGSRTTGRPTLAEVARLSGVSPITASRALRGVSTVAPELAQKVMAAAASLGYVANPAARALASARSQSVVVLIPSLSNQLFIDTLEAIHEVMRPRGLEVLIGNYHYDVAEEENLIRNYLAYQPCGVLLTGFERSEASRQMLAASQVPCVHMMELGGEGDALSVGFSQHAAGRAAARHLIERGRRRLGFIAAQLDPRVMQRAEGFRQALAEAGLQAPELEVLDPQPSSIGLGGTLFSRLLAQAPDVDGIFFCNDDLAQGAVLQALREGIEVPRRVAMVGFNDLPASAHMVPRLTSIRTPRAAVGRGAAQALLALLDGKRVATGQQDLGFELMVRESS, encoded by the coding sequence ATGTCCCGTACTGGCTCGCGTACTACCGGTCGTCCCACCCTGGCGGAAGTCGCCAGGCTTTCCGGGGTTTCCCCGATCACCGCCTCCCGCGCCTTGCGTGGCGTCAGCACCGTCGCGCCGGAGCTGGCACAGAAGGTCATGGCCGCGGCGGCGAGCCTCGGCTATGTCGCCAACCCGGCCGCCCGTGCCCTGGCGTCGGCGCGCAGCCAGTCGGTGGTGGTGTTGATCCCCTCACTGTCCAACCAGCTGTTCATCGACACCCTCGAGGCCATTCACGAGGTGATGCGCCCCCGTGGCCTGGAGGTGCTCATTGGCAACTATCACTACGATGTCGCCGAGGAAGAGAACCTGATCCGCAATTACCTGGCCTACCAGCCGTGCGGCGTGTTGCTCACCGGCTTCGAGCGCAGCGAGGCCTCGCGGCAGATGCTGGCCGCGAGCCAAGTACCGTGCGTGCACATGATGGAGCTGGGCGGCGAGGGCGATGCCTTGTCGGTAGGGTTCTCCCAGCACGCGGCCGGGCGCGCCGCGGCGCGTCACTTGATCGAGCGTGGCCGCCGACGTCTGGGGTTCATCGCCGCGCAGCTCGACCCTCGGGTGATGCAGCGCGCCGAAGGCTTCCGTCAGGCGCTCGCCGAGGCCGGTCTGCAAGCCCCCGAGCTTGAAGTGCTCGACCCGCAACCCTCGTCCATCGGCCTGGGCGGCACGCTGTTCAGCCGCCTGCTGGCCCAGGCGCCGGATGTCGACGGTATCTTCTTCTGCAACGACGACCTGGCCCAGGGCGCGGTGCTGCAGGCCCTGCGCGAAGGCATCGAGGTGCCGCGCAGGGTGGCGATGGTGGGCTTCAACGACCTGCCGGCCTCGGCGCACATGGTCCCGCGGCTGACTTCGATCCGTACCCCGCGCGCGGCAGTCGGCCGTGGCGCGGCGCAGGCGTTGCTGGCGCTGCTCGACGGCAAGCGGGTGGCTACTGGGCAGCAGGACTTGGGCTTCGAGCTGATGGTGCGGGAGAGTTCCTGA
- a CDS encoding bile acid:sodium symporter family protein, which translates to MTASPLLTALLPLALGIIMLGLGLSLTLADFARVVKYPKPVVIGLACQILLLPLVCFLIANGFGLESALAVGLMLLAASPGGTTANLFSHLAHGDVALNITLTAVNSLIAILTMPLLVNLSLMWFMASDQAIPLQFAKVMQVFAIILLPVALGMLIRHWAPRFAARMQKPMKIVAALFLAFTIVLALAKDWQTVVEYAPIVGGAALLFNLLSLGVGYWVPRLLNIPKRQAIAIGMEIGIHNGTLAIALALSPSLLNNATMAVPAAIYSLIMFFTAAGFGWWVSRGQALENVAEQPS; encoded by the coding sequence ATGACCGCCTCCCCCTTGCTCACCGCCCTGCTGCCGCTGGCCTTGGGCATCATCATGCTCGGCCTGGGCCTGTCGCTGACCCTCGCCGACTTCGCCCGGGTGGTGAAGTACCCCAAGCCGGTGGTGATCGGCCTGGCCTGCCAGATCCTGCTGCTGCCGCTGGTGTGCTTTCTGATCGCCAACGGCTTTGGCCTCGAGTCGGCACTGGCGGTGGGCCTGATGCTGCTGGCCGCCTCGCCCGGCGGTACCACGGCCAACCTGTTCAGCCACCTGGCCCACGGCGACGTGGCGCTGAACATCACCCTCACCGCGGTCAACTCGCTGATCGCCATCCTCACCATGCCGCTGCTGGTGAACCTGTCGCTGATGTGGTTCATGGCATCGGACCAGGCCATCCCCCTGCAATTCGCCAAGGTCATGCAGGTGTTCGCCATCATCCTGCTGCCGGTGGCGCTGGGCATGCTGATCCGTCACTGGGCGCCGCGTTTCGCCGCGCGCATGCAAAAGCCGATGAAGATCGTCGCGGCGCTGTTCCTGGCCTTCACCATCGTCCTGGCCCTGGCCAAGGACTGGCAGACCGTGGTCGAGTACGCGCCGATCGTCGGTGGCGCCGCGTTGCTGTTCAATCTGCTCAGCCTTGGCGTGGGTTACTGGGTGCCACGCCTGTTGAACATCCCGAAACGCCAGGCGATCGCCATCGGCATGGAAATCGGCATCCACAACGGCACCCTGGCCATCGCGCTGGCCCTGAGCCCGTCGCTGCTGAACAACGCGACCATGGCGGTGCCGGCGGCGATCTACAGCCTGATCATGTTCTTCACCGCGGCAGGGTTCGGCTGGTGGGTCAGCCGCGGGCAAGCACTGGAGAACGTGGCAGAGCAGCCATCGTGA
- a CDS encoding Dyp-type peroxidase, which produces MPFQQGLLSTPVPAHARHLFFALDSLEALPAVLDQLLPQVDGHSLILAVGAPLAKALGREVPGLRSFPQLDAVVENPATQHALWLWLRGAERGELFLRAQALQQVMAPALRLVDGVEGFLHRGGHDLTGYEDGTENPVDADAVAAAIVPGDIPGLSGSSFAAFQLWKHDLGYFKSLPQAEQDNIIGRRLSDNEELDDAPESAHVKRTAQESFAPEAFVVRRSVAWTDERGAGLAFVALGFSLDAFEVQLRRMSGLEDGVVDGLYRFSRPLSGGYYWCPPLGEQGADLSLLLG; this is translated from the coding sequence ATGCCGTTCCAGCAAGGTCTGCTTTCCACCCCGGTGCCGGCCCATGCCCGTCACCTGTTCTTTGCCCTCGATTCCCTGGAAGCACTGCCCGCGGTACTGGATCAGCTGTTGCCGCAGGTCGATGGCCACAGCCTGATCCTGGCCGTCGGCGCGCCACTGGCCAAGGCCCTGGGCCGCGAGGTGCCGGGCCTGCGCAGTTTCCCGCAACTGGACGCGGTGGTGGAGAATCCGGCGACCCAGCACGCCCTGTGGCTGTGGCTGCGCGGTGCCGAGCGCGGCGAGCTGTTCCTGCGCGCCCAGGCCTTGCAGCAGGTAATGGCGCCGGCCCTGCGCCTGGTCGACGGCGTCGAGGGTTTCCTGCACCGCGGCGGCCATGACCTGACCGGCTACGAGGACGGCACCGAGAACCCGGTGGACGCAGACGCCGTCGCTGCCGCCATCGTGCCGGGCGACATCCCAGGCCTGTCGGGCTCGAGCTTTGCCGCCTTCCAGCTGTGGAAGCACGACCTTGGCTACTTCAAGTCGCTGCCCCAGGCCGAGCAGGACAACATCATCGGTCGCCGCCTGAGCGACAACGAAGAACTCGACGACGCCCCCGAATCCGCTCACGTCAAGCGCACCGCCCAGGAGAGCTTCGCCCCCGAGGCGTTCGTGGTGCGTCGCTCGGTGGCCTGGACCGATGAACGCGGCGCGGGCCTGGCGTTCGTCGCCCTGGGCTTCTCGCTGGACGCCTTCGAGGTGCAGCTGCGGCGCATGAGCGGGCTGGAGGATGGCGTGGTCGATGGCCTGTACCGCTTCAGCCGGCCGTTGAGCGGCGGCTATTACTGGTGCCCGCCGCTGGGTGAGCAGGGCGCCGACCTGAGCCTGTTGCTGGGCTGA
- a CDS encoding alginate export family protein, protein MVTALTLLVHGQASPAYELYADDDSHLNADLLAVWGMFNSRHNYDGTPGGSTWREGFIKYGLSGDQGLAGNGSLYGALNWVSSGAWGDGDAGGNQDGSERTTKIEDAYLGWRSGDLFPLLGKDGVDLSGGRQVIRLGSGFLINDDGPNLGKGPADGQLNRGGGFYLGARHAFDRTAVLRLGGQEGLHGSVLWLKSDNRAQAETELAAGTLDYTHDLGTLGLTYIHGIDVTDQWASEFQKAREGMDVYSLRGEGGAGLANTRLAFEYAWQDKRGGHETAWYAEAAYTFANTPWTPQLTYRYTRYSAGWDLLFTGLSSGYGTWIQGEVAGNYAGPFNTNSGIHHVGLKATPRDNLTLGALFFDFDTVRSRDTLDLDAQELDLYVEWAVNEHLIVTPLLGLFKPRKDESNGGNQVGSGTNVYSQLTVAVPF, encoded by the coding sequence ATGGTCACGGCACTGACCCTGCTGGTCCATGGCCAGGCCAGCCCGGCCTACGAGCTGTACGCCGACGACGACAGCCACCTGAACGCCGATCTGCTCGCGGTCTGGGGCATGTTCAACAGCCGCCACAACTACGACGGCACCCCGGGCGGCTCGACCTGGCGCGAAGGTTTCATCAAGTACGGCCTCAGCGGCGACCAGGGCCTGGCCGGCAACGGCAGCCTGTATGGCGCCCTCAACTGGGTCAGCTCAGGCGCCTGGGGCGACGGCGACGCCGGCGGCAACCAGGACGGCTCCGAACGCACCACCAAGATCGAGGACGCCTACCTGGGCTGGCGCTCGGGCGACCTGTTCCCGTTGCTGGGCAAGGATGGCGTGGACCTGTCCGGCGGCCGCCAGGTGATCCGCCTGGGCAGCGGCTTCCTGATCAACGACGACGGCCCCAACCTGGGCAAGGGCCCGGCCGACGGCCAGCTCAACCGTGGTGGCGGCTTCTATCTGGGCGCGCGCCACGCCTTCGACCGTACCGCGGTGCTGCGCCTGGGCGGCCAGGAGGGGCTGCATGGCAGTGTGCTGTGGCTCAAGTCCGACAACCGCGCCCAGGCCGAAACCGAGCTGGCGGCCGGCACCCTGGACTACACCCATGACCTGGGCACCCTGGGCCTGACCTACATCCACGGCATCGACGTGACCGACCAGTGGGCCAGCGAGTTCCAGAAGGCCCGCGAAGGCATGGATGTCTACAGCCTGCGCGGCGAAGGCGGCGCGGGCCTGGCAAACACCCGGTTGGCCTTTGAGTATGCCTGGCAGGACAAGCGCGGCGGGCATGAGACGGCCTGGTACGCCGAAGCGGCCTACACCTTCGCCAACACCCCCTGGACGCCGCAGCTGACCTACCGCTACACCCGCTACTCCGCAGGCTGGGACCTGCTGTTCACAGGGCTTTCCAGCGGCTACGGCACCTGGATCCAGGGCGAGGTCGCCGGCAACTACGCCGGGCCGTTCAACACCAACAGCGGCATCCACCATGTCGGCCTGAAGGCCACGCCACGGGACAATCTGACCCTCGGCGCGCTGTTCTTCGACTTCGACACGGTGCGTAGCCGCGACACCTTGGACCTCGATGCGCAGGAGCTGGACCTGTATGTGGAATGGGCAGTCAACGAGCACCTGATCGTCACCCCGCTGTTGGGGCTGTTCAAGCCGCGCAAGGATGAAAGCAATGGTGGCAACCAGGTGGGTAGCGGGACCAACGTTTATAGCCAGCTGACGGTGGCGGTGCCGTTCTGA
- a CDS encoding SDR family oxidoreductase, with amino-acid sequence MNTPYDFEGRTVLVTGAAGGIGQAIVEGFARGGAQVLAVDLDSPAFERLMEAQRALGHDVRGETLDLADPAAIGTLLAKLEHLDVLVHNAAYFPLTAFARIDPALLQRTLAVNLEALFWLTQGALPLFRHQGGGCVLATSSVTGPRVAYPGLSHYAASKAGVNGFIRNAALELAQFNVRVNGVEPGMVRTPAMDNLGDTAVNARIAASVPLGRLGEPADIAAAMLFLASDAARYITGQTLVVDGGATLPETTASL; translated from the coding sequence ATGAACACGCCCTACGACTTCGAGGGGCGCACGGTGCTGGTCACCGGCGCGGCGGGCGGGATTGGCCAGGCCATCGTCGAAGGTTTCGCCCGGGGCGGTGCCCAGGTGCTGGCCGTGGATCTCGATTCGCCAGCATTTGAGCGCCTGATGGAGGCACAACGGGCCCTGGGTCACGACGTGCGCGGGGAAACGCTGGACCTGGCCGACCCTGCTGCGATCGGCACCTTGCTGGCCAAGCTGGAACACCTGGATGTGCTGGTGCACAACGCCGCGTATTTCCCGCTCACCGCGTTCGCCAGGATTGACCCGGCGCTGCTGCAACGCACCCTGGCGGTGAACCTGGAGGCGTTGTTCTGGCTCACCCAGGGCGCCCTGCCACTGTTCCGCCACCAAGGAGGCGGCTGCGTGCTGGCCACCTCCTCGGTGACCGGCCCGCGGGTGGCCTATCCGGGCCTGAGCCATTACGCCGCGTCCAAGGCCGGGGTCAACGGTTTCATCCGCAACGCCGCGTTGGAGCTGGCGCAATTCAATGTACGGGTCAACGGCGTGGAGCCGGGGATGGTGCGCACCCCGGCCATGGACAACCTCGGCGATACCGCCGTGAACGCCCGGATCGCCGCCAGCGTGCCCTTGGGGCGGCTGGGCGAGCCGGCCGATATCGCCGCGGCGATGCTGTTCCTGGCCTCCGACGCGGCCCGCTACATCACCGGCCAGACCCTGGTGGTCGACGGCGGCGCCACCCTGCCGGAGACCACCGCGAGCCTGTGA
- a CDS encoding SDR family NAD(P)-dependent oxidoreductase yields the protein MNRSVLVTGAGSGIGEACVLRLARQGWQVALVGRRRETLERVAQQCDGLVLAGDAADSANWVGFIEQVRARFGGLDAVIACAGGHGLGAVEQTCDSAWREALRSNLDSAFHTARACLPLLRERRGSLVLLGSIAALGAGPEVCGYTTAKHALVGLTRSLARDYGPFGVRVNCVCPGWVRTPMADQEMQLLMDHYQEDLDAAYRRVTADVPLRRPASSDEIAAVCQFLVGTEASIVTGAVIAADGGSTVVDLPTLAFTHLEPSA from the coding sequence GTGAACCGCAGCGTGCTGGTCACCGGGGCCGGCAGCGGCATCGGTGAAGCCTGTGTTTTGCGCCTGGCCCGCCAGGGCTGGCAGGTGGCGCTGGTGGGCCGCCGTCGTGAAACGCTGGAGCGCGTCGCGCAGCAGTGCGATGGCCTGGTGCTGGCCGGCGATGCCGCGGACAGTGCCAACTGGGTGGGGTTCATCGAGCAGGTACGCGCGCGCTTCGGCGGCCTCGACGCGGTGATTGCCTGCGCCGGCGGCCATGGCCTGGGCGCGGTCGAGCAGACCTGCGACAGCGCCTGGCGCGAGGCTCTGCGTAGCAACCTCGACAGCGCCTTCCACACCGCCCGGGCGTGCCTGCCGTTGCTGCGCGAGCGGCGTGGCAGCCTGGTGCTGCTGGGCTCCATCGCCGCGCTGGGCGCCGGGCCCGAGGTGTGCGGCTACACCACCGCCAAGCATGCGCTGGTCGGCCTGACCCGCTCACTGGCCCGCGACTACGGACCATTCGGCGTGCGGGTCAACTGCGTCTGCCCGGGCTGGGTGCGCACGCCCATGGCGGACCAGGAGATGCAGTTACTGATGGATCACTATCAGGAAGACCTCGACGCTGCCTACCGCCGGGTCACCGCCGACGTACCGCTGCGCCGCCCGGCCAGCAGTGATGAAATAGCCGCCGTGTGCCAGTTCCTGGTCGGCACCGAGGCCAGCATCGTCACCGGCGCGGTGATCGCCGCCGACGGCGGTTCGACCGTGGTCGACCTGCCGACCCTGGCCTTCACCCACCTGGAGCCGTCGGCATGA
- a CDS encoding molybdenum cofactor biosynthesis F family protein — protein MPNPADWITVGALAEGFAPEAFILPQLADLAGRTLTLHFANGWIIEHRFDSERLHWHAADGHSSGSAGYRATSMRPGIYLVDFIKYEAGQAWSVSLVLDSHNQAFTAVLGRLPDQARTQRGLYALALAGETLTGVEARFLHGSLDRPWQAGACPHAPTTELVGLRNHYRYSPTEEYEHVYLNADYYSWQCLKGVEQGLCDTDRAYYYKIAEQLYLFVWCEKIVPTLGLVMIDLARHRSDGKIFGYQGGGFDALTNFPVSSHCRVLNRTEHAQ, from the coding sequence ATGCCGAACCCAGCCGACTGGATCACCGTGGGCGCCCTCGCCGAGGGCTTCGCACCCGAGGCCTTCATCCTCCCGCAACTGGCCGACCTGGCCGGGCGCACGCTCACCCTGCACTTCGCCAATGGCTGGATCATCGAGCATCGCTTCGACAGCGAGCGCCTGCACTGGCATGCGGCAGACGGCCACAGCAGCGGCAGCGCCGGCTACCGAGCCACTTCGATGCGCCCCGGCATCTACCTGGTCGATTTCATCAAGTACGAGGCCGGTCAGGCCTGGTCGGTGTCGCTGGTGCTCGACAGCCACAACCAGGCCTTCACCGCCGTGCTCGGCCGCTTGCCCGATCAGGCGCGCACCCAGCGCGGCCTGTACGCACTGGCCCTGGCCGGCGAGACGTTGACCGGCGTCGAAGCCCGCTTCCTGCACGGCAGCCTCGACCGCCCCTGGCAGGCCGGCGCCTGCCCCCACGCGCCGACCACCGAACTGGTGGGCCTGCGCAACCACTACCGCTACAGCCCCACCGAGGAATACGAGCACGTCTACCTGAATGCCGACTACTACAGCTGGCAATGCCTGAAGGGTGTCGAGCAAGGCCTGTGCGACACCGACCGGGCGTACTACTACAAGATCGCCGAGCAGCTGTACCTGTTCGTCTGGTGCGAGAAGATCGTGCCCACCCTGGGCCTGGTGATGATCGACCTGGCGCGGCACCGCAGCGACGGCAAGATCTTCGGCTACCAGGGCGGCGGCTTCGATGCGCTGACCAACTTCCCGGTGTCATCCCATTGCCGGGTGCTCAACCGCACGGAGCATGCGCAGTGA
- a CDS encoding helix-turn-helix transcriptional regulator, with product MAGANHDLGRYCLQAFSQQVPASLAAFYRIDAGQQACDFLLQDLQAPMHARYLAHYRAFDPLQPGRCLAIGRPVVSLRQGLACLPEAQGRTYRRFLAQHQVVDVVEIIAQADGRPVAGVSLLRSPSLGEFQRDELERLLPLHGLMQLAVASQPLSTGHGHVELTPRERQIAELLRLGTSNKLLARALGVGLPTVKTHLINLFRKVGVRNRTELVAALYL from the coding sequence ATGGCCGGCGCCAACCACGACCTGGGCCGCTACTGCCTGCAGGCCTTCAGTCAGCAGGTACCGGCGTCGCTGGCGGCGTTCTACCGTATCGATGCCGGGCAGCAGGCCTGCGATTTCCTGCTGCAGGACCTGCAGGCGCCAATGCACGCCCGCTACCTTGCGCACTACCGGGCGTTCGACCCGTTACAGCCCGGGCGCTGCCTGGCCATCGGCCGGCCCGTGGTGTCGTTGCGCCAGGGCCTGGCCTGCTTGCCCGAAGCACAGGGCCGGACCTACCGCCGCTTCCTTGCGCAGCACCAGGTGGTGGACGTGGTGGAGATCATCGCCCAGGCGGATGGCCGCCCCGTGGCCGGCGTCTCGCTGCTGCGCAGCCCAAGCCTGGGTGAGTTCCAGCGCGACGAGCTTGAACGCCTGCTGCCCCTGCACGGGCTGATGCAGCTAGCCGTGGCCAGCCAGCCGCTGAGCACCGGCCACGGGCACGTCGAACTCACCCCACGCGAACGGCAGATCGCCGAACTGCTGCGCTTGGGCACCAGCAACAAACTGCTTGCGCGCGCCCTGGGCGTCGGCCTGCCGACGGTGAAAACCCACCTGATCAACCTGTTCCGCAAGGTCGGCGTGCGCAACCGCACCGAACTGGTGGCGGCCCTCTACCTGTGA
- a CDS encoding aldehyde dehydrogenase family protein, whose product MSDIPLLPSVSAFLARDHGLYIHGKTVASQSSARITVHNPANGEAIAQVANANPADVEHAVESSRQGFASWSRTRPAARAAVLLRLADLLEANREELAQLETLQSGKLIGIARAFEVEQAAHFLRYYAGWATKITGQTITPSLPSFAGERYSAFTLREPVGVVVGIVPWNFATMIALWKLASALTTGCSIVLKPSEFTPLTLLRIAELASEAGLPPGALNVLTGGGQVGKALVEHPGTDKVSFTGSVPTGIAVGQAAMGARLTRATLELGGKNAVAFLPDVDLDKALDGIIEAGFLHSGQICAAGERFYVHRSRLDPLLDALSQRLGRLKIGSPLDETTQFGPVANKPHQQRLGELFATARAEGNRIVHGGRLGEGPGCFVEPTVILANSADDTLLNQETFGPVATFLPYDDEDELLQLINASPYGLSASLWSNDLGKAMRLIPQIQAGTLWVNMHTLLDPAVPFGGIKASGIGREFGSAFIDDFTELKSVMIRY is encoded by the coding sequence ATGAGCGATATCCCCCTCCTCCCCAGCGTCAGCGCCTTCCTCGCCCGTGACCACGGCCTGTACATCCACGGCAAAACGGTCGCCAGCCAATCCAGCGCCCGCATCACCGTGCACAACCCGGCCAACGGCGAAGCCATCGCCCAGGTCGCCAATGCCAACCCGGCCGATGTCGAGCACGCCGTCGAATCGTCCCGCCAGGGCTTTGCCAGCTGGTCGCGCACCCGCCCCGCCGCCCGCGCCGCGGTGCTGCTGCGTCTGGCCGACCTGCTGGAGGCCAACCGCGAGGAACTGGCCCAGCTGGAAACCCTGCAATCGGGCAAGCTGATCGGCATCGCCCGCGCCTTCGAGGTGGAGCAGGCCGCGCACTTCCTGCGCTACTACGCCGGCTGGGCCACCAAGATCACCGGCCAGACCATCACCCCGTCGCTGCCCTCCTTCGCCGGCGAGCGCTACAGCGCCTTTACCCTGCGCGAGCCGGTGGGCGTGGTGGTGGGCATCGTGCCATGGAACTTCGCCACCATGATCGCCCTGTGGAAGCTGGCCTCGGCCCTGACCACCGGCTGCAGCATCGTGCTCAAGCCCAGCGAGTTCACCCCGCTGACCCTGCTGCGCATCGCCGAACTGGCCAGCGAGGCCGGCCTGCCACCGGGCGCCCTCAACGTGCTGACCGGCGGTGGCCAGGTGGGCAAGGCGCTGGTCGAACACCCCGGCACCGACAAGGTGTCGTTCACCGGCTCCGTGCCCACCGGCATCGCCGTCGGCCAGGCGGCAATGGGCGCCAGGCTGACGCGGGCGACCCTGGAGCTGGGCGGCAAGAACGCCGTGGCGTTCCTGCCCGATGTCGACCTCGACAAGGCGCTGGACGGCATCATCGAGGCCGGTTTCCTGCACTCCGGGCAGATCTGCGCCGCCGGCGAGCGTTTCTACGTGCATCGCTCACGCCTTGACCCATTGCTCGACGCACTGTCCCAGCGCCTGGGCCGACTGAAGATCGGCTCCCCGCTGGACGAAACCACTCAGTTCGGTCCTGTGGCCAACAAGCCGCATCAACAGAGGCTCGGTGAGCTGTTCGCCACCGCCCGTGCCGAAGGCAACCGCATCGTTCATGGCGGGCGCCTTGGCGAAGGCCCGGGCTGCTTCGTCGAGCCTACCGTGATCCTCGCCAACAGCGCGGACGATACCCTGCTCAACCAGGAAACCTTCGGCCCGGTGGCGACCTTCCTGCCCTATGACGACGAGGACGAGTTGCTGCAGCTGATCAACGCCTCGCCCTACGGCCTGAGCGCGAGCCTGTGGAGCAACGACCTGGGCAAGGCCATGCGCCTGATCCCGCAGATCCAGGCCGGCACCCTGTGGGTCAACATGCACACCCTGCTCGACCCGGCGGTGCCGTTCGGCGGCATCAAGGCTTCCGGTATCGGCCGCGAATTCGGCTCGGCCTTCATCGACGACTTCACCGAGCTTAAGTCGGTGATGATCCGCTACTGA
- a CDS encoding p-hydroxyphenylacetate 3-hydroxylase oxygenase component — translation MKKPNSLLEDLKSLLPAIAARADQAEQKRSVPAENIAALKAIGLHKAFLPRHYGGLEISLPQFAECIAALAGACASTAWAMSLLCTHSHQLAMFPARLQDEIWGHDPDATASSSIAPFGRTEEVEGGVLFSGEMGWSSGCDHAEWAIMGFRRTNPEGGQDYCFAVLPRSDYQIRDDWFAAGMRASGSRTLIVERAFVPEHRIQKARDMMEGHSAGFGLYPDSAIYFNPYRPYFASGFSTVSLGIAERMLEAFKDKTRHRVRAYTGAAVGAATPALMRLAESTHQVAAARALLEKSWEQIAEYSARRQYPTRTELAYWRTNQGYAVKLCIQAVDRLMEAAGGGAWFDGNELQRLFRDAHMTGAHAYTDYDVCAQILGRELMGLEPDPAMT, via the coding sequence ATGAAAAAGCCAAATTCCCTGCTTGAAGACCTCAAATCCCTGTTGCCGGCCATCGCCGCCCGCGCCGACCAGGCCGAGCAAAAGCGCAGCGTGCCCGCCGAGAACATCGCCGCGCTCAAGGCCATCGGCCTGCACAAGGCTTTCCTGCCCAGGCATTACGGCGGCCTGGAGATCAGCCTGCCGCAGTTCGCCGAATGCATCGCCGCGCTGGCCGGCGCCTGTGCCAGCACTGCCTGGGCGATGAGCCTGCTGTGCACCCACAGCCACCAGTTGGCGATGTTCCCGGCACGCCTGCAGGACGAGATCTGGGGCCACGATCCGGACGCCACCGCCAGTAGCAGCATCGCCCCGTTCGGGCGTACCGAAGAGGTCGAGGGCGGCGTGCTGTTCAGTGGCGAGATGGGCTGGAGCAGCGGCTGCGATCATGCCGAGTGGGCGATCATGGGCTTTCGCCGGACCAACCCCGAAGGCGGCCAGGACTACTGCTTCGCCGTGCTGCCGCGCAGCGACTACCAGATCCGCGACGACTGGTTCGCCGCCGGCATGCGCGCCAGTGGCAGCCGCACGCTGATCGTCGAGCGCGCCTTCGTGCCCGAGCACCGCATCCAGAAGGCCAGGGACATGATGGAGGGCCACTCGGCGGGCTTCGGGCTGTATCCGGACAGCGCGATCTACTTCAACCCGTACCGGCCGTATTTTGCCAGCGGCTTCTCCACGGTCAGCCTGGGCATCGCCGAACGCATGCTCGAGGCGTTCAAGGACAAGACCCGCCACCGCGTGCGCGCCTACACCGGCGCCGCCGTCGGCGCAGCCACCCCGGCGCTGATGCGCCTGGCCGAGTCCACCCATCAGGTCGCTGCGGCGCGCGCGCTGCTGGAAAAGAGCTGGGAGCAGATCGCCGAATACAGCGCCCGCCGCCAGTACCCGACGCGCACGGAGCTGGCCTACTGGCGTACCAACCAGGGCTATGCGGTCAAGCTGTGCATCCAGGCCGTGGATCGGCTGATGGAGGCGGCCGGCGGTGGCGCCTGGTTTGACGGCAACGAGCTGCAGCGGCTGTTCCGCGATGCGCACATGACCGGGGCGCACGCCTATACCGACTATGACGTCTGCGCGCAGATCCTGGGGCGCGAGCTGATGGGGCTGGAGCCGGATCCGGCGATGACCTGA